In the Helicoverpa zea isolate HzStark_Cry1AcR chromosome 27, ilHelZeax1.1, whole genome shotgun sequence genome, one interval contains:
- the LOC124643211 gene encoding chorion class B protein Ld34-like has product MSAKAILILCAQALLVQSAFSYCISGNNYGAGLSGLSGYGLRSPALAAGGSDLACGAGLGYGAGLGYNPGAGYGSLPIEVIPTSGGALPVSSVSSIAPSGLSINSENVFDGALSVAGELPFVSAVALEGVLASGGAGAVSYSCGNGVTAIENIAPAGAYGGAGAFGAASASGLPAGYGLGVNQGLGYGAGAIAPGLVYGGNGGCGCGCRQH; this is encoded by the exons ATGTCTGCCAAAGCCATCCTCATCCTCTGCGCTCAAGCTCTTTTGGTCCAG TCTGCATTCAGCTACTGCATTTCCGGTAACAACTATGGCGCTGGTCTATCAGGACTGTCAGGCTACGGCCTGAGATCTCCGGCCCTGGCTGCAGGAGGCAGTGACCTGGCTTGTGGAGCAGGCCTCGGGTACGGAGCAGGACTCGGCTACAACCCTGGTGCAGGCTACGGCAGCCTACCCATCGAAGTAATCCCCACCAGTGGTGGAGCTCTGCCTGTCTCCAGTGTGTCCTCGATCGCTCCCAGCGGCCTTTCCATAAACTCAGAGAATGTGTTTGATGGTGCTCTGTCCGTGGCTGGTGAGCTGCCGTTCGTGAGTGCTGTGGCTTTGGAGGGCGTGCTGGCAAGCGGCGGTGCTGGCGCCGTCAGCTACAGCTGCGGTAACGGTGTTACTGCTATTGAGAACATCGCTCCTGCTGGTGCCTATGGTGGTGCAGGTGCCTTTGGCGCTGCGTCTGCCTCAGGACTTCCTGCTGGCTATGGACTTGGTGTTAATCAAGGTCTTGGATATGGTGCTGGTGCCATCGCTCCTGGTCTAGTCTATGGTGGCAACGGTGGCTGTGGATGTGGATGCAGACAACACTAA
- the LOC124643561 gene encoding chorion class A protein Ld12-like: MSPFAVVFLCIQACLVQNVFSYCSTPAGFISSAAPIAPACEATLAPGAAYTPSSYSPSSIAYGSSAAYAPGVSAYGGTGEGNVAVVGELPILGESVIAGQVPIIGAVSFGGAVPAYGGVSITGNCACGCGTAY, encoded by the exons ATGTCTCCCTTCGCTGTCGTGTTCCTCTGCATCCAAGCTTGCTTGGTCCAG AACGTATTCAGCTACTGCTCAACCCCAGCTGGTTTCATATCTTCTGCGGCTCCTATAGCCCCTGCTTGTGAAGCAACCCTGGCCCCTGGAGCAGCCTACACTCCTTCATCCTACTCCCCCAGTTCCATCGCCTATGGATCCTCAGCTGCCTACGCTCCTGGTGTTTCTGCTTACGGTGGTACTGGTGAAGGCAATGTGGCTGTTGTCGGTGAGCTGCCGATTCTTGGAGAGTCCGTCATTGCTGGTCAGGTGCCCATCATAGGTGCTGTGAGCTTCGGCGGTGCTGTGCCAGCTTATGGTGGCGTGTCCATCACTGGTAACTGTGCTTGTGGTTGCGGTACGGCTTATTAA
- the LOC124643557 gene encoding chorion class B protein M2807-like, whose protein sequence is MAAKAFFVICASALMAQTISGQCIGVGNNIAGTTLADELALAGNRLPCGSNPAGLSGYPGSYGLAANSFVPSSGGGFAVTSYSPIAPTGITVVSENAIEGALTVNGELPFLGAVAVDGALPTAGAGGINYGCGSGSVAIVSEVAPAGPYAPVAPAAGLAPGRIGYGPGLAGPGLAGSGLGAPGLGPAGPGLGYNGLAGPGCGFNGVY, encoded by the exons ATGGCCGCTAAAGCTTTCTTTGTTATTTGCGCTTCAGCTTTAATGGCTCAG ACCATTTCTGGTCAGTGCATCGGTGTTGGTAACAACATCGCCGGCACTACCTTAGCTGACGAGCTCGCCCTAGCCGGCAACAGGCTCCCGTGCGGCTCCAACCCAGCAGGGCTGAGCGGCTACCCCGGCAGCTACGGCCTAGCTGCCAACTCCTTCGTGCCGTCCAGCGGCGGCGGCTTCGCAGTCACCAGCTACTCCCCCATCGCGCCCACCGGCATCACCGTCGTCTCGGAGAACGCTATCGAAGGCGCGCTCACTGTCAACGGAGAGCTGCCGTTCTTGGGCGCTGTGGCTGTGGACGGCGCTCTGCCCACTGCCGGCGCGGGCGGCATCAACTACGGCTGCGGCAGTGGCTCCGTGGCTATCGTCAGCGAGGTTGCTCCTGCTGGACCTTACGCCCCCGTGGCTCCTGCCGCTGGTTTAGCTCCCGGCAGAATCGGTTATGGACCTGGTCTGGCTGGTCCTGGTCTGGCTGGATCCGGTCTGGGTGCCCCTGGTCTCGGTCCAGCCGGCCCCGGTCTGGGATACAACGGTCTTGCTGGCCCTGGTTGTGGTTTCAACGGAGTTTACTAG
- the LOC124643212 gene encoding chorion class CA protein ERA.2-like, producing the protein MSSFLIFCLVSCFVQFAFAQRVNGSPVNNGIQYGPNPGLGGPGQQMGRISPELGSIGGPGMAQIGPNQQIGTYGQIKPNNQAYTNAGKTNQVYGASVPNKRIVNAGTPNQYNANTGTPATTYGGAGNGDVAVNGELPVKGMTNVKGNVPMTGKVAFNGNVACGGTVTISGSCAPRGVSAPSANVKMSTHGNVANKPYGY; encoded by the exons ATGTCTTCTTTTCTCATCTTTTGTCTAGTCAGTTGCTTTGTCCAG TTTGCATTCGCTCAACGTGTCAACGGATCTCCAGTAAACAATGGAATACAATACGGACCCAACCCAGGTCTAGGTGGCCCTGGACAACAAATGGGCCGAATATCTCCAGAATTAGGGTCTATTGGCGGACCTGGCATGGCGCAAATAGGACCAAATCAACAAATTGGCACATACGGTCAAATAAAGCCCAACAATCAAGCGTACACAAATGCTGGCAAAACAAATCAAGTTTATGGGGCTAGCGTGCCAAATAAACGTATTGTTAATGCTGGCACGCCAAACCAGTACAATGCTAACACTGGCACGCCAGCTACAACTTATGGTGGTGCTGGAAACGGCGATGTAGCTGTGAATGGCGAGTTGCCAGTTAAAGGCATGACAAATGTGAAAGGCAACGTGCCAATGACTGGCAAAGTGGCTTTCAATGGCAATGTGGCTTGTGGCGGAACTGTCACTATTAGTGGCAGTTGTGCACCCCGTGGAGTAAGTGCTCCTAGTGCCAACGTAAAAATGTCAACGCATGGCAATGTTGCTAATAAACCCTATGGGTATTAG
- the LOC124643213 gene encoding chorion class B protein PC10-like yields the protein MAVKSILVLCASACFVKLTSSQCIGAVNTIAGNNLVAEELLSGNLLTGNLAYGGLRAPYGQGIGYGYAGNTISPTSGGGFAVTSYSPIVPSGITVISNNAIEGALAVNGMMPFLGAIALEGALPTAGAGGINYGCGSGSVAIVSEGVAPNAYGPVATAGPAYPAAGYGLGSVGYGPALGNGLGFGTNGLGLGCGAF from the exons ATGGCCGTCAAGTCTATCCTTGTTCTTTGCGCTTCAGCGTGTTTTGTTAAG CTGACATCATCCCAGTGCATTGGAGCCGTGAACACCATAGCTGGAAACAACTTAGTAGCTGAAGAATTACTATCTGGCAACCTATTAACTGGAAACCTAGCTTATGGAGGACTCAGAGCTCCTTATGGACAAGGAATAGGCTATGGCTACGCTGGAAACACTATTTCCCCAACCAGTGGAGGAGGCTTTGCAGTCACTAGCTACTCCCCAATCGTTCCTAGTGGAATCACTGTTATTTCTAACAACGCTATCGAAGGTGCTTTAGCTGTCAATGGAATGATGCCTTTCTTAGGAGCTATTGCGTTAGAAGGTGCCTTACCCACTGCTGGAGCCGGTGGTATTAACTACGGCTGTGGAAGTGGCTCCGTGGCTATTGTTAGTGAAGGCGTGGCTCCTAATGCTTACGGTCCCGTGGCTACTGCTGGTCCTGCGTACCCAGCTGCGGGCTATGGGCTGGGTAGTGTAGGTTATGGCCCAGCCCTGGGCAATGGACTCGGTTTTGGAACAAATGGTCTCGGTTTGGGCTGCGGAGCTTTCTAA
- the LOC124643558 gene encoding chorion class B protein PC10-like: protein MACKLYLLVASALFVKTISGQCIGVGNNIAGTTLADELALAGNRLPCGSTPAGLSGYPGSYGLAANSFVPSSGGGFAVTSYSPIAPTGITVVSENAIEGALTVNGELPFLGAVAVDGALPTAGAGGINYGCGSGSVAIVSEVAPAGPCAPVAPAAGLAPGRIGYGPGLAGPGLAAPGLGLAGPGLGVNSLAGPSCGCQSRIY from the exons atggcCTGCAAGCTTTACCTCTTGGTCGCTTCAGCGCTTTTTGTAAAA ACCATTTCAGGTCAGTGCATCGGTGTTGGTAACAACATCGCCGGCACTACCTTAGCTGACGAGCTCGCCCTAGCCGGCAACAGGCTCCCGTGCGGCTCCACCCCAGCAGGGCTGAGCGGCTACCCCGGCAGCTACGGCCTGGCTGCCAACTCCTTCGTGCCGTCCAGCGGCGGCGGCTTCGCAGTCACCAGCTACTCCCCCATCGCGCCCACCGGCATCACCGTCGTCTCGGAGAACGCTATCGAAGGCGCGCTCACTGTCAACGGAGAGCTGCCGTTCTTGGGCGCTGTGGCTGTGGACGGCGCTCTGCCCACTGCCGGCGCGGGCGGCATCAACTACGGCTGCGGCAGTGGCTCCGTGGCTATCGTCAGCGAAGTCGCTCCTGCTGGACCTTGCGCCCCCGTGGCTCCTGCCGCTGGTTTAGCTCCCGGCAGAATCGGTTATGGACCTGGTCTGGCTGGACCCGGTCTGGCTGCCCCTGGTCTCGGTCTCGCTGGTCCCGGTTTGGGAGTCAACAGCCTTGCTGGCCCCAGCTGTGGCTGTCAAAGCAGAATctattaa
- the LOC124643559 gene encoding circumsporozoite protein-like, whose protein sequence is MYCLVFLSVAVILVQNTLGQTLGLGNGLAQNRLGNGVGPNGLLGNRIAGNLGPNGLTGNFGANRLLGNNLAAGNCAGNNIAANNFAANNIANNANLAANNLANANLAAGNFAGSNLANYQLNNNMGVSNLAPNNGLAGMPTGNVGYGDVAVVGELPVGGNTAVTGNVPVIGYVTFEGILPAGGLVSVASNCGCNQSPY, encoded by the exons atgtatTGTCTAGTATTTTTATCTGTAGCTGTAATTTTAGTTCAG AATACGCTAGGACAAACACTCGGATTAGGCAATGGACTTGCACAAAATAGACTAGGAAATGGCGTTGGACCTAATGGTCTACTGGGTAACAGAATAGCTGGAAACCTTGGACCCAATGGGTTAACTGGTAACTTTGGTGCCAACAGATTATTAGGAAACAATTTGGCGGCAGGCAACTGTGCTGGCAACAACATTGCTGCTAATAATTTTGCGGCCAACAACATAGCAAATAACGCAAATTTGGCCGCCAACAACTTGGCCAATGCTAACTTGGCTGCTGGAAATTTTGCTGGCTCTAACTTGGCCAACTATCAACTCAACAACAATATGGGTGTAAGCAACTTGGCGCCAAACAACGGCTTGGCGGGAATGCCAACTGGCAATGTAGGTTATGGTGACGTGGCAGTTGTTGGGGAGTTGCCAGTAGGTGGCAACACTGCTGTGACTGGCAATGTACCAGTTATCGGGTACGTCACGTTTGAGGGTATTTTGCCAGCGGGAGGTCTAGTCAGTGTTGCCAGTAACTGTGGATGTAATCAGTCGccatattga
- the LOC124643214 gene encoding uncharacterized protein LOC124643214 has protein sequence MKTGKEKWKRKTYCADPKYIEKKTGCRRKTLMKNLEAISIPYYKPALYTTYNPWYIPNKLENSMSPYLGTTGPVTFGGQVREITSYSEPPTPISVTQSPTFSTHNTLPAITQLPAVILPTTFNVPATNSMPSTLSVPETPMPFIMASATVPYPSESNSIESGLPLPNTVKFSGKVPASGRLTSAQSIPYGVPNRPIPSSRIPNGMPIGRGIPNGVANNAMRSLPNGMAKNAIGRSLPISANNMGKGIFLNRQTYANAHYANNYLPNKANNNMVRANLANIRSNIVEPNFATPVMPEIKAVENLANANLVQSVGMTGMPKVANLNFGSNPIPVTVTSGNHGNLPVGLNILADNLEVRGSVAVTGRMPIYGTVTLNGSVPNDGKASVNYSCGSPAI, from the exons ATGAAGACTGGCAAAGAGAAATGGAAGCggaaaacatattgcgccgaccccaaatacaTTGAGAAGAAGACTGGATGCAGGAGAAAGACCCTGATGAAA AATTTAGAAGCAATATCCATACCTTACTACAAGCCTGCCCTATACACAACATACAATCCCTGGTATATACCCAACAAGTTGGAGAATAGCATGTCTCCATACTTGGGCACGACTGGTCCTGTCACATTTGGAGGTCAGGTCAGAG AAATCACATCATACTCAGAACCACCTACACCAATTTCCGTGACTCAATCACCAACATTTTCAACCCATAACACATTGCCAGCCATCACACAATTACCAGCAGTCATACTGCCAACGACTTTCAACGTGCCAGCAACAAACAGCATGCCATCGACTTTGTCAGTGCCAGAAACGCCCATGCCATTTATTATGGCATCTGCAACAGTACCGTATCCGTCAGAGAGTAATAGTATTGAGTCTGGGTTGCCACTTCCAAATACTGTGAAGTTTAGTGGCAAAGTGCCAGCATCTGGTAGA TTAACATCAGCACAAAGTATTCCATATGGCGTACCAAACAGACCAATACCCAGCTCAAGAATACCAAATGGCATGCCAATAGGCAGAGGTATACCAAATGGCGTGGCCAACAACGCAATGAGAAGTTTACCAAATGGCATGGCCAAGAACGCAATCGGAAGAAGCTTGCCCATATCTGCCAACAACATGGGTAAAGGAATATTCCTGAACCGCCAGACCTATGCAAACGCTCATTATGCAAATAACTATTTGCCTAACAAAGCTAATAATAATATGGTGAGGGCAAACTTGGCAAATATAAGATCTAATATTGTAGAACCTAATTTTGCCACACCTGTGATGCCAGAAATTAAAGCAGTAGAAAACTTGGCAAATGCTAATTTGGTGCAAAGTGTTGGCATGACTGGCATGCCAAAAGTGGCAAATTTAAACTTTGGCAGTAATCCTATTCCTGTGACTGTTACAAGTGGTAACCATGGCAACTTGCCTGTTGGTTTAAATATACTAGCAGATAACTTAGAAGTGCGTGGCTCAGTGGCAGTGACTGGTAGAATGCCAATTTATGGCACTGTGACTTTGAATGGCAGTGTGCCAAATGATGGCAAGGCGTCTGTGAATTATAGTTGCGGTTCACCAGCAATATAA